The following are from one region of the Silene latifolia isolate original U9 population chromosome 9, ASM4854445v1, whole genome shotgun sequence genome:
- the LOC141600328 gene encoding uncharacterized protein LOC141600328 produces MTNPNNTILTDTTTNTPTPNTAVFTLDPTDPLYLHPAESTHPVAVDTKLTGIENYLEWKRQMEITICSKRKLGFLTGVVTRPTNDHNREAAWDTCNCLLITWIMHNVDLPIRRSVMYTRTAKEIWDYLQAQFSVSNGARKFRLNKELDDLTQGDRSICAYFTELRILWQSLEIMSDWPPVTQVTSETNAWLDAQLKEQEERKLFQFLNAWTHPMAA; encoded by the coding sequence ATGACAAATCCAAACAACACTATCTTAACCGACACTACCACAAATACTCCAACTCCCAACACCGCTGTGTTCACCTTAGATCCCACTGATCCTCTCTATCTGCATCCTGCAGAGAGCACCCACCCAGTAGCTGTTGATACCAAACTCACTGGTATTGAGAACTACCTGGAATGGAAAAGGCAAATGGAGATAACCATTTGTTCCAAAAGGAAACTGGGATTCCTTACTGGTGTGGTAACAAGGCCCACAAATGATCACAACAGGGAGGCAGCTTGGGACACTTGCAACTGTCTCCTTATCACATGGATCATGCACAATGTTGATCTGCCAATAAGGAGATCCGTCATGTATACCAGGACAGCAAAAGAGATATGGGATTATCTCCAAGCTCAATTCTCTGTGAGCAATGGTGCAAGGAAGTTCAGGCTCAACAAAGAGCTTGATGACCTTACACAAGGTGACAGATCCATATGTGCGTATTTCACTGAGCTCAGGATCTTGTGGCAGAGCCTTGAAATCATGTCTGATTGGCCACCTGTCACTCAGGTCACCTCTGAGACCAATGCCTGGCTAGATGCTCAACTGAAAGAGCAAGAGGAAAGGAAGTTATTTCAGTTCTTAAATGCCTGGACTCATCCTATGGCAGCATGA